In Salvia miltiorrhiza cultivar Shanhuang (shh) chromosome 4, IMPLAD_Smil_shh, whole genome shotgun sequence, the DNA window AAATATAAACTCCCACATTGCTAATCCCCACACTTTCCGCCATTTCAACCAACCATCTGCTCCCTCAAACTTGAAAATTTTCTGCCATTTCGAAGCAAAAATTTCTATGTAATAGTGTTTATTTCGGAATTAAACAACTTTTGAAGGTGATTTTTCAGAGAATTTGAACGGACTGTCGCCGGAGAAGATGCAGGCGAGTTCTGCAATATCGCTCTCTCCCAGCTTCAACAGCTATTCCAACAGTAAACTGGCCGAAATCGCCGCGCGCGTCGTCGAAGAGTTCGGCTCTCAGGAACTCTACGACGAGGATTTTTACTTCGAGAGGGAGGAAAACTCGGCGACTCGACAATCGGAGGAAGGAGCGAATCCTGATTTTGTGAAGAATAGCGTTGAGGAAGGAGATTGTGAGTATGTAGAAAGTGAAAGAGAAAATCGTGTTGACGACGACGAGGAATTCGAGTTCGCTTTCGTGACGAGAGATTCCGAGTTGCCCTCTCCGATTTCCGCCGACGAGATCTTCCACAACGGCCAGATTCGACCGGTCTACCCAGTTTTCAACAGAGATTTGTTTCTGGAGAGTTTGGAATTTCCGCGCGAAAATCGCAAGGACGAAAAAGGCGACGGTCGTGAGAAGGCTCCGACGATTCGGCTGCCATTGAGAAAACTGTTTAATGAGGAAAGGGAGACGACGATGACGATGACAACGACGTCGTCGTGCTCCTCGTCGGACGCGGACGAGCTGGACGGAGTTCCGACGGAGTCATACTGCGTGTGGCGGCCGAaggaggcggcggaggagggGCGTTGCAAAAAGAGCAGCTCCACGGGGTCGAATTCTAAGAGGTGGAAGTTTAGGGTTAAGGATTTGCTGAATCGGAGCCACAGCGAGGGGAGCAAGGACGATTTCGTCATTTTGAGTCCGAGCAACAGCGGGAGAAAGAAGCAGAATGAAGACAGAGGCAAAGTCACGCCGGTGAGTGGCGGAAAGGTTAAGTCCGCGGCGGCGCCACCGCTCCCGCCCTTGCCGGTATACGGTGGTGAGAAGCGGCGGTCGTACTTGCCGTACAGACAGGATTTAGTGGGGCTTTTCGCGAATGTAAATGGACTGAGTAAGAATTTGCAGCCGTTTTGattgctttatttaatattttctcGTATTTACTTGTTTATTAATGAGGTTTGAAACTttgagttttttctttttctttttagttaGTGTGAAATCATGCTATTACATGTATTTGTGTTAGATGGTAGGTACATGGCATATTCCATTTTCCCTGTAAATATATGCACTTGCTATATATTTCTTATCATTTTTTCTAACTTCATTTCCCATAAATAGTAAATGTAAATTTTTGTGGAaaatttcatttaattctttCACAAGTTTGGCCACCGAAGTCAAAACACTTAACGGTTAACATTTGAAAAGGTTTGGATACCTAAACAAAAGTTAGGGCAACCTGCAATGCAATAGGGAGATAGTAAGATATTcatttttgaataaataaacttaattttcatttcctcaaagaaatggaaatttcTGGGGTTCTAAACTAAACACCATGTGAATCTGAATCTTACAGTTGGAATGTCGTAACTAGCAACAAAATTGTCGTACTGtttgaatattaattaattcaaaaagtTCTCATTTATCATCTACTGTTGATTTTGCTGTTCACATTATAGTTCTCTGACATTTCAGCCTTTACAATATTTgaagataaatttattatatagtTTTTTAGTAGAAGagaattgaaaattcaaacttCACATTACTCGTGAATCGCAAAATGTGGCATTTACACATTTTGTAGCATTCAACATAATATTCATGACAGGAAAATACAATACGCGCTAAtaggaattaaaaataaattttattattgggaTTGCATAATGAAAATACAATGCGCGCTAAtaggaattaaaaataaattttattattgggaTTGCATAATTTTGATGTTAAAGTTTACTGGAAAAGAAATTACATCTAAAATCATACCTCTTCCCTCCATGAAATATAGCCTCATTTAAGTTGGATATGGAGATTAATAAAGCTAAAAAAGATATTGTGAGTGAATAAAAAGATAGTTGATAAAAGTGATGGTGAATGTATTATAGGTTGGGTCCATTAATGACAAATGATactagtaaatataggaaaagaaggagagtaaaaatatacaaaaagcataataaaattatttggtgaacaaatatttaagggcaagtaggactTTGTTTCATGGACGAAGGGGTATAATTCATTCGTCTCAATTATATAAGTTGattaatttttcataaaaaaaaaattattaaaaaagtaaattatacaagtaactTCCTAATATGCCCCCTCTTAAAAAAAACTTCTTAATATGTCTATATTTATTCTTTGACAATTCATTAATGctataaaattcatcaaagaattaaataggaATATATTTATAAACACGTCAAAAAATATatcactttttataaaatttgtatatatgtatatatatttaggacatccaaaaaaaataagccTATATAATTGAAACCGGATAAGTAAAGAATTCTTGGTTTGCTGACTAAAATACCATTTCATCATTTGTTAACttatttcatcaattttttttttttttttttttttttttgatcgggcaaagtcatattagatgttagtaattagttctcccatccactccaagaaccaccttatctctccgttcaccaaatccaccttatatctccaatctccaattcgctcccaagagggatcgaacccgggtcacttcacttaagtgaggacccggtggccagtgggctaagccccctggttaacTTATTTCATCAATTATCTCTAAAAAAAGTTATTTCGATCAATTTGTATAACGGCCCTAAATAGTAAATGCTgagaaaataaaatctaaaattacaaattttccGTCACAATTTGACACATTTTATATCAACTAAAAAAGCATTACTGTTTCAATTTTATAACTTTGTACATATGGCTAGATTGCTATTAAAGACCACGAAAAACTCAGTACTAACATCTagaattcaattttaaaaaaatagaaaggtAAGAGAGAGAATAATTAAATCGTGCACACTCAACTAAAGTGAATTTATACTAGTATtttgttataaaaatataaatattttaaaaaaaagctTAAGGATGAACTCCAATCTCAAATTTTTGACTTCCAATATTAATCACTCTACTACTAATATATACACAAATTTACAGTATTACTATTACTTAATGTTTATTGTATcgtttttttttgagggaatttGATTCTCGAAATTCTCCCCCTAAActgaaaatggaaaaaaaatgcGATTGTGATTGTCATCGCAAACTAACAAAATCATGTGAAAAAGGTATATGACATGACATAATTAGGAAGGTGTCAATATTGTCACAACACTTTAATCACCTTGAAAATTCttcattaatcatctaactgATCAAGGTTATGACTAAatcttgcttcttcttcttcctcctaaCATTTTCAAAATCCATAAAGTGGGAAAACAAGCGAgtaattacaaatataatttcttGTGTTAAGTACACCTgcaatcttaattaattaaaagaagcaCAACATTTCAATGCTATGCATAAAAGAATGgggaatttttaattatattgcGATATCACAATTAGCTGaaattgtgtttgtgtttgtgtgtgtgtgtgtgtgtgtgtgtgtgtgttaatttACAAAGTCAATAAAGATCTGGATTAGGAATAGGACTATCTGAACTACCCCCACTTGgatcaaatttaatattttctcGAGACATAGTTTTATTGTTCATGTTAGATGGTAGTCCTTTTCAAGATTTGTATGTGCATCCTTTTCttctacatatttttttaaaatttctttttctcttttctatTATATGCTGCAAATTAATGGTTGTGCTAGTCAATATTTTCATgatttatttgataaattttGTAGGTTTTATAAGGCACATATCTAAATCAAACATAGAGTGAGCGACATCAATAAATCAAGTCACAAGTCAGATTTActaatttcacaatttcaatTATATCAAATTTGATATCCAACATCTAGGGATGAAATTTCTCAGCATCATAGATGTAATCACCTCATATATAAGCATAACCTTTTTATAAGCCAAAGAGTTAGCGAAACTCCGACGAAAATAAGCAGAATTAAATGTTGAAGTAATTAAACAAATAATGAATTAGTGTTAAGGTCATTTACCTTTATATTTCTTTTTCGAAGAAGGGAGTCTATAGTGTTAGTGTAGACAAACTCTAGTATAGAATTACAAGCTCAGTTTTTTCAGAATTAAGAATACTTAGTTTTAGGCATTCAAATTGTGTATCATAAACCTAGAAACGACCACACTTCATACCCTCAGTTCTTATTGTAACAGTGTGCTCGCTAGTAGAAAAATTATCTTTTGTACTTAATCACACCTTCAGCTTGAGAATAGTGTTAGCGTAGAAGTAGGTCGTTCAGAGAGTAAGCCGCATGTAATAAGATGGGATTGAAATATGATAATCGGAGAATAAGTAGCGGTTCATAAGACTGACAGAAATCTAATAGGTATGCAACGGTTGCAATCCGCGTAAGTTGCAATAGGTCACTTTCGTAGTACAAAGTAAAGTTCCAGATGGCTTAAAAACCCCGATTGATAGGCTGACTTGCAGCTTAAAGATAAGGaattaaaaaattagtgaaTTCCTCAGTGGATGTACGAGTTATCTCGGAACCACAATAAACCAACAGCGTACTTACATTTTGTATTTACCTTTAGCATTGCATGTTCATCTATCTACTTATCTTAACCACATACTGACAAGTAGTACATTGCATCAGCATCAGCATAGAAAATTGATTTCAGCTTTTGATCTTAAGCTGAATACTGACTAAAATGAAAAGCTGACTTAGAAAGATTTTATAAAGTGAGTAACCAGCCACCACATTCCGCACAAGTCAGTTATTTGTCCAACAGTTCAGCTTTCAAACAGTCAGTAGGATAGCTAACTGTAATCAGAACTAGAATAGGCTGGATATCAGTCAATTTAGTATTGATTAAACTGATCTGCATCAAACCAGCTAATTCATTATCAGTTGAACCTATTTAGAACACTACACtctgaaaagcaaaaaaaaaaaaaaattataactgGTGTACCCCTCATACACCTGTACAGACTCTCAGGGgcaacaattggtatcaaatTAGAAGTTCAAAAGACAAGTACACCTGCACAGAATCCTGACACAGTCTGCTTGAACTGATCCACGCAAAatctttttgaaaaatagttttAGTTCATTTTAGTGCATGACTATCATGGATCAATCCACTCGTAGTCGTCCAATGTTATCTGTAGATAAATATGAGTTACGGATGCTCAGGATGAGGAGCTACTTGCTGAGCCAACACAATATGATGTGGAACGTTCTCACAAAATGGACCATTCCCAGAGTTTACTTGACACCTGGAAATCAACAGGTGACATATGAGCCGAAGGATTCAGCTGAGTACACTcctaaagaaagaaagatggtGAACTTGGAGAACATCGCCAAGAAAGCCATACAAAGCACACTCAACAATGCACATGTACTGAAGACGTCATCCTACGAAACCGCCAAGAAGCTAATGGAAACTCTCAAGTCAATGAGCGTTGGTTCAGAGGAGATCAAATAAGAAAAGTTCAACATAGCTTGTCAATAGTGTGACGACTTCAAGATGCAGAAAAGATAGAGTCTCGAGTCCATAGAAATGAGATTTAGACTCATCATTGGAGAAATCAATACTCTCCGAAAAAACAAGTACACGCTAAGAGGATTGAATATTAAGGTTCTATCAGTGTTACAACTGTTGAACATGGTATTTGTatatttgaataaataattcatatttgtAGGGCTGTAAACATAGGGATTTTTATTGTCTTTTCTTGATATTCTTCATTGTGTACAAATCGCCCTTTTATAGGGTGAAGAAACAATATACAAGGAAAGAATAAACTACTATAATCAAGGATCTTGATTGATCCTTGATTACTTAATTACATCTTTTCCACAATTATTTTCCACACTCCCCATCAAGTTGATTAACGGGATTCCCGATATTCAACTTGCCAAGAACTTCTGAAAAATTCTTGGAGTTCACAGCTTTGGTTAGGATGTCAGCGAGCTGATCTTCGGATCTCACAAAGGGTAGGGTCACGATCCCTCCTTCAATCTTCTCTTTGATGAAGTGCCTATCAACTTCGACATGTTTAGTTCTATCATGTTGCACTGGGTTTTCAGATATGCTGATGGCGGCTTTGTTGTCACAGAACATTTGGCATGTTTTTGTTGGATGAAGTCCTAACTCCATTAGTAGCCTTCTCAACCAAAGAACTTCCGTCAGCCCACTCTTGATTCTCCTGAATTCTGCTTCTGCACTCGAGAGAGCAACTaccttttgtttcttgcttctccatgaTACAGGGTTACCTCCTATGAAGGCAAAATATCCTGCTGTAGATTTTCTGTCAATTGGGTTCCCAGCCCAATCTGCATCTGTATAGGCTTGAATTTTCAAGTGACCAGTTCTTTTGAATAGTACTCCATAATCAAAGGTTCTTTTCAGATATCTCACAATTCTAAGTGCGGCTTCCCAGTGATCAACTTGGGGTTGGTGCATGAACTGGCTAACAACTCCAACACTCTGATTCCTCTGGAACTTCCTCACTCGCCGCGATTTCTCTGGAACTTCCGcactcgccgcgattcctctggcaagttgatttctctgctctggagatgtcagtctctctgctctggcattcttcGCTACTatggagattggtttctctagcgccagaggaatggtgatttcgctGCACTAGACTTTGATTTCTCCGGCGCTggactttgatttctctggagaccagaacacctagaaaacgccaaattcatccaaacttctccaaaattgtattttccatctcgaaagcctaaatctcctgcaaagcatagaatacaccataaacgcaccaacttccagaagattatcttaaaatacgcacatacaaacccttaaaaatagtgtaaattaagcataaatcaggaGCACAAGACTCCACGGGGACGAGCACCTCGAGCACCAAAAAAGTAAAGGGCCCGACAAagaaaagggagtcatgtgactcaaGACAGGAGGACCACCCACTAAAAGAAAAACGACGAAAGTGGGTGGATAATAATGCacatcctgttgatcttgacagaaatccaggactgctgtaaggcgacttccctggttcgatcaacttcaaatcaaggtgttccttgattatactcctcatatcctgttgatcttgagtgttcatcaggataggtctaaaccttacgaactcatgctcctttccagttttaacttttaaagtagctttgagctggttcttgtcccaccatgccaaaggattccttttcaggtttagattctatcttttttgttaagaaagctttaacgttagtgttatcaacttttaaaacgaatttcttagcaagtaagaagagcggccattttttgaacgcctttctgactgcataaaattctttctcgtttatgtgccatcgcacagcctcgttgtcggagaaaagaccgctacagtatctgcaaggttcttctccatatggggtgatctttgtgagcactgcCGCCCACCAGAAATCATTTGCGTcagtgtagaggaccaagtcatcctcatcttgtggtattgaaagtttcgggaaTCAAGATTgttgcacatcaatggagaATTTTTATTGAGcttcctcaatctcttgaggtttctctggtccgccgccttctggcaccattcagACAGCTTCCTGTGAACATAGGACATCCGTTTTGATGTACTATCAAGTGGATAATCCCCTGGTGAtacgtactcgttgatgagcatctctcTCCATGGACTCGggaactttgtgaaaaagaggtccctGGTAGTTCGTTCATCAACTAATCCCATATGTGAATATATGGCAAACAGGagaaatatcaataatattagtatcaatcttagatttgccCGTCAGCGGCCTAagactgatctctccctcttttaccccagaggt includes these proteins:
- the LOC131019961 gene encoding uncharacterized protein LOC131019961, with product MQASSAISLSPSFNSYSNSKLAEIAARVVEEFGSQELYDEDFYFEREENSATRQSEEGANPDFVKNSVEEGDCEYVESERENRVDDDEEFEFAFVTRDSELPSPISADEIFHNGQIRPVYPVFNRDLFLESLEFPRENRKDEKGDGREKAPTIRLPLRKLFNEERETTMTMTTTSSCSSSDADELDGVPTESYCVWRPKEAAEEGRCKKSSSTGSNSKRWKFRVKDLLNRSHSEGSKDDFVILSPSNSGRKKQNEDRGKVTPVSGGKVKSAAAPPLPPLPVYGGEKRRSYLPYRQDLVGLFANVNGLSKNLQPF